Proteins found in one Limnohabitans sp. TEGF004 genomic segment:
- a CDS encoding YhdP family protein, with protein sequence MKQLSDAVNSTPENLMLDLQTKSGWRRALNWALGLVVFTWVAVLMAWSALHIFIVPRISDYREVLQQQASRALGIRVEIGHVSAQGGWLVPWFEANDIVLFDREGRDALRLPRVIAAVSPLSVLFGQFEQLDIEQPELEIRRDAQGHVWVAGLDTSAAGDGRGADWFFSQPAFMVRQGVVHWRDESRPAKAQTSAPVLSLQGLDVSVKNQWFQHELRVDATPPEAFGQRLSVRGKFFQLPWQRAGDTAQWSGELFADLPYVDLAALRQWVAMDKGLSLQEGRGAVRVWTDVQKGQPIGVTADVALDAVAARLGADLLPLSLRHMHGRVGAQWQDGEVEISSQDLVFDTQEGEHWPGGVVRLSWRGDTFESGTFSADRLDLDALVQISQRVPLSEQVRDLLARAQPQGQVNQLKATWQTNDDASLQYSARGQVRQFSMQRDALPNSPLAHVPGMQAAQLEFDLTHKGGKARVSIHKGSLTLPLGLDEPYIALEEASAQIAWQLKGDDVALQFTQGRVVNDDMAGEFNGNWKTGEGDARLPGVLDLTASLSRAKVAHVHRYLPNTLPADVRAYVRDAVKTGDASHVTLRLRGNLNDMPFDNPKLGEFRVVAQVAQAKYAYVPPEPPKPKTAPRPAWPALTELNGELVFDRSALHFKGRTQLAGAPDVTWQKVEAHIPQLAQPVVSVTGEARGPVAQVLDVIAKSALNDLTGTVLNKSQATGDANFKLALSLPIDKLETSKVQGSVVFADNALQIIPGTPVLNRTRGTLQFSEQGFQLKAMQAQLLGGDAVLDGGLSFVVGDGESPLQLKIHGDLTAEGLQRARELGFVSRLAQRASGKSSYTATLGLRRGEPELLINSDLKGMALNLPAPLNKTSQAVMPLRVETQLTRESLAAKSRVLQDQIKVTLGSVVSVSYVRDLTGSRPRVVRGGIAVGQSVMDAVPMRDNAVSLNLQLPALDLDAWNTTLTQLTGASPLKRKSTATSVIGSEATSEGAQDYMPTFAALLAEQIKVSDRVIHKVVVGGTRQGDLWRLNISADELNGSAEVRPPNGNVPAQLYVRLAYLNIPPSSVPDVERLLTEQPSSIPTLDIVVNELTLRGKKLGRLEIDAVNRVGANAVREWRLNKFNVILPEATLTANGNWAAEGPRVRRTQFNFVLAIRDSGDLLTRLGTPGAIRYGEGRLEGQVSWQGSPITLDYASMSGKMNLAIEKGQFLKTEPGAARLLGVLNLQALPRRLTLDFSDLFSDGFAFDFVRGDVRIDQGVAFTNNLQMKGVVAGALIEGSADLVRETQKLKVVVVPEINAGTASLYVATINPLVGLTSYLAQMVLSKPLVRAGTSEFQVDGTWADPRVTKVD encoded by the coding sequence GTGAAACAGTTGTCTGACGCCGTGAATTCCACCCCCGAAAATTTGATGCTTGATTTGCAAACCAAGTCAGGCTGGCGACGTGCGCTCAACTGGGCTTTGGGTTTGGTGGTGTTCACGTGGGTGGCTGTGCTGATGGCTTGGAGCGCTCTGCACATTTTCATTGTGCCGCGAATCAGCGATTACCGTGAGGTGCTGCAACAACAAGCCTCACGTGCATTGGGCATTCGTGTGGAAATCGGCCATGTCAGTGCCCAAGGCGGCTGGTTGGTGCCATGGTTTGAAGCCAATGACATTGTGTTGTTTGACCGTGAAGGGCGTGACGCCTTGCGCTTGCCGCGCGTGATTGCAGCGGTGTCGCCACTCTCGGTGCTGTTCGGTCAGTTTGAGCAACTGGACATCGAGCAACCCGAATTAGAAATTCGTCGTGATGCGCAAGGCCATGTGTGGGTTGCTGGTTTGGACACCAGTGCGGCGGGTGATGGCCGCGGCGCAGATTGGTTCTTTTCACAACCCGCGTTTATGGTGCGTCAAGGCGTGGTGCATTGGCGTGATGAAAGCCGTCCAGCAAAAGCGCAAACGAGCGCACCGGTGCTGTCGCTTCAAGGTTTGGATGTCTCGGTGAAAAACCAGTGGTTTCAGCACGAGCTGAGGGTAGATGCCACCCCGCCCGAGGCCTTTGGCCAGCGCCTGTCTGTGCGTGGCAAGTTTTTCCAATTGCCTTGGCAGCGCGCGGGCGATACCGCGCAATGGTCGGGTGAGTTGTTTGCCGACTTGCCTTATGTCGATCTTGCGGCCTTGCGCCAATGGGTGGCGATGGACAAAGGTTTGTCTTTGCAAGAAGGCCGTGGTGCCGTGCGTGTGTGGACCGATGTGCAAAAAGGACAACCCATCGGTGTGACAGCGGATGTGGCGCTAGATGCTGTGGCCGCTCGCTTGGGGGCAGATTTGTTGCCCTTGAGTTTGCGTCATATGCATGGTCGCGTGGGTGCACAGTGGCAAGACGGTGAAGTGGAAATCAGCAGCCAAGATTTGGTGTTCGACACCCAAGAGGGTGAACACTGGCCGGGTGGTGTGGTGCGTCTGAGCTGGCGCGGCGACACATTTGAATCTGGCACGTTCAGTGCAGACCGTTTGGATTTGGATGCTCTGGTGCAAATCAGCCAACGTGTGCCGTTGTCCGAACAGGTGCGTGACCTCTTGGCGCGTGCCCAACCGCAAGGTCAAGTCAACCAGCTCAAGGCCACATGGCAGACCAACGACGACGCTTCTCTTCAGTACAGCGCGCGCGGCCAAGTGCGTCAATTCTCTATGCAGCGCGATGCACTGCCCAACAGCCCATTGGCCCATGTGCCTGGCATGCAAGCCGCGCAACTGGAATTTGATTTGACCCACAAAGGTGGCAAAGCCCGTGTGAGCATTCACAAAGGCAGCTTGACCTTGCCCCTCGGCTTAGATGAGCCGTACATCGCGCTGGAAGAAGCCTCGGCACAAATCGCTTGGCAGCTCAAAGGCGATGACGTGGCCTTGCAGTTCACGCAGGGCCGCGTGGTGAACGACGACATGGCGGGTGAATTCAATGGCAATTGGAAAACAGGCGAAGGCGATGCGCGCTTACCCGGCGTGCTGGATTTGACGGCCTCGCTCAGCCGCGCCAAAGTGGCACACGTCCATCGCTATTTGCCCAACACCTTGCCCGCTGACGTGCGTGCCTATGTGCGTGATGCGGTCAAGACGGGAGACGCCAGCCATGTGACCCTGCGCTTGCGCGGCAACTTGAACGACATGCCGTTTGACAACCCCAAGCTGGGTGAGTTCCGCGTTGTTGCGCAAGTGGCACAAGCTAAATATGCCTACGTGCCACCGGAGCCACCTAAGCCTAAAACTGCGCCACGTCCTGCATGGCCTGCCCTGACAGAGCTCAATGGCGAGTTGGTGTTTGACCGATCTGCGTTGCATTTCAAAGGACGTACACAGTTGGCGGGTGCCCCAGATGTGACTTGGCAAAAAGTGGAAGCGCACATCCCTCAGTTGGCACAACCTGTGGTGAGCGTGACGGGCGAAGCGCGCGGGCCTGTGGCACAGGTGCTGGATGTGATTGCCAAATCTGCCCTCAACGACTTGACGGGCACCGTGCTGAACAAAAGCCAAGCCACGGGCGATGCAAATTTCAAATTGGCACTGAGCTTGCCCATCGACAAGCTAGAGACGTCTAAGGTTCAGGGCAGCGTGGTGTTTGCCGACAATGCTTTGCAAATTATTCCTGGTACGCCTGTGCTCAACCGCACACGCGGTACCTTGCAGTTCAGCGAACAAGGGTTTCAGCTCAAGGCGATGCAGGCCCAGTTGTTGGGCGGCGATGCGGTGTTAGATGGCGGGTTGTCATTTGTGGTGGGTGATGGCGAATCACCTTTGCAACTCAAAATTCATGGCGACCTGACCGCTGAGGGTTTGCAGCGTGCCCGTGAGCTTGGCTTTGTTTCTCGGTTGGCACAACGCGCATCTGGCAAGTCAAGCTACACCGCCACTTTGGGTTTGCGCCGTGGTGAGCCCGAGCTGTTGATCAACAGTGATCTCAAGGGCATGGCCTTGAATTTGCCGGCGCCTTTGAATAAAACGTCGCAGGCGGTCATGCCTTTGCGCGTTGAGACGCAACTCACACGCGAATCGCTAGCAGCTAAATCACGCGTGTTGCAAGACCAAATCAAAGTCACCTTAGGCAGTGTGGTGTCGGTGAGCTATGTGCGTGATCTCACTGGGTCACGACCCCGTGTGGTGCGTGGCGGCATTGCCGTGGGGCAGTCGGTGATGGATGCTGTGCCTATGCGTGACAACGCGGTCAGCCTCAATTTGCAATTGCCAGCGTTAGACCTGGATGCATGGAACACCACGCTCACACAACTCACCGGTGCGTCGCCGCTCAAACGCAAATCGACCGCCACCTCGGTCATTGGCAGCGAAGCCACAAGCGAAGGCGCCCAAGACTACATGCCCACATTTGCTGCGTTGTTGGCAGAACAAATCAAGGTCTCAGATCGGGTGATTCACAAAGTGGTGGTGGGAGGCACACGCCAAGGTGATTTGTGGCGTCTCAACATCAGTGCCGATGAGTTGAATGGTTCCGCGGAAGTTCGTCCGCCCAATGGCAATGTGCCCGCGCAGTTGTATGTGCGTTTGGCGTATTTGAATATTCCGCCCAGCTCGGTGCCCGATGTGGAGCGTCTGTTGACTGAGCAGCCCAGCAGCATTCCCACTTTGGACATCGTGGTAAATGAGTTGACCTTGCGTGGCAAAAAACTGGGGCGCTTAGAAATTGATGCGGTGAATCGCGTGGGCGCAAATGCTGTGCGTGAATGGCGACTCAACAAATTCAATGTGATCTTGCCCGAGGCCACCTTGACGGCCAATGGCAACTGGGCCGCCGAGGGGCCACGCGTACGTCGCACCCAGTTCAATTTTGTGCTGGCCATCCGCGACAGCGGTGATTTGTTGACGCGTTTGGGGACGCCTGGCGCTATTCGTTATGGTGAGGGGCGTTTAGAAGGCCAAGTGTCTTGGCAAGGCTCGCCCATCACTTTGGATTACGCCAGCATGAGCGGCAAGATGAATTTGGCGATTGAAAAAGGTCAATTTTTAAAAACAGAACCAGGCGCTGCGCGCTTGCTGGGTGTGTTGAATTTGCAAGCCTTGCCGCGTCGTTTGACCTTGGACTTCAGCGATTTGTTCAGCGATGGATTTGCTTTCGACTTTGTGCGCGGTGATGTGCGCATTGACCAAGGCGTGGCATTCACCAACAACTTGCAGATGAAGGGCGTGGTTGCTGGCGCTTTGATTGAAGGCAGCGCCGACCTGGTGCGCGAAACCCAAAAACTCAAAGTGGTGGTGGTGCCTGAAATCAATGCGGGAACGGCATCGCTTTATGTGGCCACCATCAACCCGTTGGTTGGATTGACCAGCTACTTGGCCCAGATGGTGTTGAGCAAACCTCTGGTGCGTGCAGGCACCAGTGAGTTTCAAGTGGATGGCACGTGGGCAGATCCCCGTGTGACCAAGGTGGATTGA
- the glnE gene encoding bifunctional [glutamate--ammonia ligase]-adenylyl-L-tyrosine phosphorylase/[glutamate--ammonia-ligase] adenylyltransferase has translation MENLSTYSRFVQRLRRRYANALHLLPQGAPVLATMQTCFEALRQTHSCSDSLRMLRQLVMERLVVLDCEQNANLDTITCAVTELGEFTLNMAFQEAQAQLDGNYGMPTTPSGERATLWIIGMGKFGARELNVSSDIDLIYVYDEDGETTGLPDGRGRISNHDYFAKAVKLIYTLIGDTTEHGFVFRMDLALRPNGNSGPSVVSRQSLEEYFLVQGREWERFAWLKSRVVAPFSAKANAFELRDTVLPFVFRRYLDYSVFESLRGLHQQIRKHSVSRSAGRPERANDVKLARGGIREIEFTVQLLQVVRGGHFPELRTRPTLQALQRLSQANLMPAATADALAKAYVFLRQVEHRIQYLDDQQTHALPTHDEDLNWIALTLGFGDVCDFLAQLDSHRELVAQEFDRLLGLGEKTESNGNGECKGCTPKNDYVDLASLLPDLNPRLRERVSHWSEQPRMRALRDDGVQRLLKLLQRTNAWIDDGRVTEEAAIRWSDWMEPLLRRESYLALLIERPRVHEQLMRLLGLARWPAKYLQQHPGVIDELAGEALLAERFVPAEFEQELERRLDSLQATGQADEETLLNLLRRAHHAEVFRTLARDVEGRITVEQVADDLSALADSVLKITSRWVWQHFKQRHRDEPQFAILAYGKLGGKELGYGSDLDIVFVYEDEHERAGEIYASYVRKLINWLTVKTGEGDLYEIDTALRPNGNSGLLVSTFEAYADYQCQRGENTAWTWEHQAMTRARFCLGAPALQVRFDAVRANVINAKRDQTSLQQEIVAMRDKLRAAHTVKPDLFDVKHSAGGMVDVEFAVQYLVLAHAQQHPALLANVGNIALLLSAEKAGLLPAGVGEAAGSAYRELRRVQHRARLDEQPTQVPTAELEKECAAIQSLWHAVFD, from the coding sequence ATGGAAAACTTGAGTACTTATTCGCGCTTCGTTCAACGATTACGCCGCCGCTATGCCAATGCGCTGCATTTGCTGCCGCAGGGGGCGCCTGTCTTGGCAACGATGCAGACCTGTTTTGAGGCACTGCGCCAAACCCACAGCTGCAGCGATAGCCTGCGCATGCTGCGCCAGCTGGTGATGGAGCGTTTGGTGGTGCTGGACTGTGAGCAGAACGCCAACCTAGACACCATCACCTGCGCCGTGACCGAATTGGGCGAGTTCACGCTCAACATGGCCTTCCAAGAAGCACAAGCCCAACTCGATGGCAACTACGGCATGCCCACCACCCCCAGCGGCGAGCGCGCCACCTTGTGGATCATCGGCATGGGCAAATTTGGCGCCCGTGAACTCAATGTATCCAGCGACATCGACCTGATTTATGTGTACGACGAAGACGGTGAAACCACTGGCTTGCCCGATGGCCGCGGACGCATCAGCAACCACGACTACTTTGCCAAAGCCGTCAAGCTCATTTACACCTTGATTGGTGACACCACCGAACACGGCTTTGTGTTTCGCATGGACTTGGCCTTGCGCCCCAACGGCAACTCGGGGCCAAGCGTGGTGTCGCGCCAATCGCTGGAAGAATATTTCTTGGTGCAAGGGCGCGAGTGGGAACGCTTTGCCTGGCTAAAGAGCCGCGTGGTCGCCCCCTTCAGCGCCAAAGCCAATGCGTTTGAGCTGCGCGACACCGTGCTGCCCTTTGTGTTCCGTCGCTATTTGGACTACAGCGTGTTTGAGTCGTTGCGCGGACTGCACCAGCAAATTCGCAAGCACTCAGTCTCACGCAGCGCAGGACGGCCTGAGCGCGCCAACGATGTGAAGCTTGCACGCGGCGGCATTCGAGAAATTGAATTCACCGTGCAGCTGCTGCAAGTGGTGCGCGGCGGCCATTTCCCTGAGCTGCGCACACGCCCCACGCTGCAAGCCTTGCAGCGCCTGAGCCAGGCTAACCTCATGCCCGCCGCCACCGCCGATGCGCTGGCCAAAGCCTATGTGTTTTTGCGCCAAGTCGAACACCGCATTCAATACTTGGACGACCAACAAACCCATGCACTGCCCACCCACGACGAAGACCTGAATTGGATTGCGTTGACCTTGGGCTTTGGTGATGTGTGCGACTTCCTGGCACAACTCGACAGCCACCGCGAATTGGTGGCGCAAGAGTTTGACCGCTTGTTGGGCTTGGGCGAAAAAACCGAATCCAACGGCAACGGCGAATGCAAAGGCTGCACACCTAAAAACGATTACGTGGATTTGGCGTCTTTGCTGCCTGACTTGAACCCTCGTTTGCGTGAGCGCGTGAGCCATTGGTCTGAGCAGCCACGCATGCGCGCGCTGCGTGATGACGGCGTGCAACGTTTGCTCAAACTCTTGCAGCGCACCAACGCGTGGATTGACGATGGTCGTGTGACCGAAGAAGCCGCCATACGTTGGAGCGATTGGATGGAGCCGCTGCTGCGCCGCGAAAGCTATTTGGCTCTGTTGATCGAACGTCCACGTGTGCATGAGCAACTCATGCGATTGCTGGGGCTTGCGCGTTGGCCAGCCAAGTATTTGCAACAACATCCCGGCGTGATTGATGAGTTGGCAGGTGAAGCCTTGTTGGCCGAACGCTTTGTACCAGCTGAGTTTGAGCAAGAGTTAGAGCGTCGCTTGGACTCGCTGCAAGCCACCGGACAAGCCGACGAAGAAACCCTGCTCAACTTGCTGCGCCGCGCCCACCATGCCGAAGTGTTCCGCACATTGGCGCGTGACGTGGAAGGCCGCATCACCGTCGAACAAGTGGCAGATGACTTGAGTGCCCTGGCCGACAGCGTGTTGAAAATCACCAGCCGTTGGGTGTGGCAACACTTCAAGCAACGCCATCGCGACGAACCACAATTTGCCATCCTCGCCTACGGCAAGCTCGGCGGCAAAGAGCTGGGCTACGGCAGTGACTTGGACATCGTGTTTGTGTATGAAGACGAGCACGAGCGGGCGGGCGAAATTTACGCGTCGTATGTGCGCAAACTCATCAACTGGTTGACCGTCAAAACAGGCGAAGGCGACTTGTACGAAATCGACACCGCCCTGCGACCCAACGGCAACTCAGGTCTGCTGGTGTCCACCTTTGAGGCTTATGCCGACTACCAATGCCAACGCGGCGAAAACACCGCTTGGACTTGGGAACATCAGGCCATGACACGCGCGCGTTTTTGTCTTGGCGCACCCGCGTTACAAGTACGTTTTGATGCCGTGCGCGCCAATGTGATCAACGCCAAGCGTGACCAAACATCACTGCAACAAGAGATTGTGGCCATGCGTGACAAGCTGCGCGCAGCGCACACGGTGAAGCCTGATTTGTTTGATGTCAAACACAGCGCAGGCGGCATGGTGGATGTGGAGTTTGCGGTGCAGTACTTGGTGTTAGCCCATGCGCAACAACACCCCGCTTTGTTGGCCAACGTGGGCAACATTGCCTTGTTGCTCAGCGCTGAAAAAGCAGGCTTGTTGCCCGCAGGTGTGGGTGAAGCGGCAGGCAGCGCTTACCGAGAATTGCGCCGCGTGCAACACCGTGCACGCTTGGACGAGCAACCCACGCAAGTGCCAACGGCTGAACTAGAAAAAGAATGTGCGGCGATTCAGTCTTTGTGGCACGCGGTGTTTGATTGA
- the rfaE2 gene encoding D-glycero-beta-D-manno-heptose 1-phosphate adenylyltransferase — MTDTTLFPPAFLSKLASRQDAVQRVAALRTQGPVVFTNGVFDVLHRGHASYLAQARSLGGSLVVALNSDASARRLGKGPDRPLNNELDRAALMAALESVSLVTWFDEDTPLELITELRPDVLVKGGDYDMSKLAETQVVLAYGGRAQAIPFVDGYSTTALVKKIRQG, encoded by the coding sequence ATGACCGACACCACTTTGTTCCCTCCTGCTTTTTTATCCAAGTTGGCTTCGCGTCAAGACGCCGTGCAACGCGTGGCGGCCTTACGCACCCAAGGACCTGTGGTGTTCACCAACGGGGTGTTTGATGTGTTGCACCGAGGTCATGCCTCGTACTTGGCACAAGCCCGCAGCTTAGGTGGCAGTTTGGTGGTGGCTTTGAACAGCGATGCCTCTGCACGCCGCTTGGGCAAAGGCCCAGACCGTCCGCTGAACAACGAGCTCGACCGCGCTGCTTTGATGGCGGCCTTAGAGTCAGTGAGCTTGGTGACTTGGTTTGACGAAGACACACCCTTGGAGCTCATCACCGAGTTGCGACCGGATGTGTTGGTCAAAGGTGGCGACTACGACATGAGCAAACTGGCCGAAACCCAAGTGGTGCTGGCCTACGGTGGTCGCGCCCAAGCGATTCCGTTTGTCGACGGCTACTCCACCACCGCCTTGGTGAAGAAGATTCGTCAAGGCTAA
- a CDS encoding MerR family transcriptional regulator encodes MNSRDDHSQMTLSISAVERDTGIGKDTLRVWERRYGFPVPGRDANGERIYPMAQVEKLRVIKRLMDQGHRPGRIVALTIDALQHLSRGEATLQTGRAMEAAHIRQDLVAYIAMLQTQDHEGMRRELFKTLSQHGLQYFVTEVVAPLTFMVGETWARGELAVHEEHLFTECVSSLMRQAIVAIPKPEGGGEPVVLLTTFPQEAHGLGLLMVESLLTLQGCRCVSLGTQTPVRDIAQAAIAHAADVVALSFSVNMNPNHVVDGLMELNLLLPDSVEVWVGGGASALRRRQIERVLVLHDLHSISEAVSHWHRHKTSSESKADGWS; translated from the coding sequence ATGAATTCACGTGATGACCATTCGCAAATGACACTCTCCATCTCCGCTGTTGAGCGCGACACCGGGATTGGCAAAGACACACTCCGTGTATGGGAGCGTCGCTATGGCTTTCCAGTTCCAGGACGTGATGCTAACGGCGAGCGCATCTACCCCATGGCGCAAGTGGAAAAATTGCGTGTCATCAAACGTTTGATGGACCAAGGCCATCGCCCAGGCCGCATCGTGGCGTTGACCATCGATGCTTTGCAACACCTGAGCCGCGGCGAAGCCACTCTGCAAACCGGTCGCGCGATGGAAGCCGCCCACATTCGCCAAGACTTGGTGGCCTACATTGCCATGTTGCAAACCCAAGACCATGAGGGCATGCGTCGCGAGTTGTTCAAAACCCTCTCTCAGCACGGCTTGCAATATTTTGTGACCGAGGTGGTGGCGCCACTCACGTTCATGGTGGGCGAGACATGGGCGCGGGGGGAGCTGGCGGTGCATGAAGAACATTTGTTCACCGAGTGCGTCAGCAGCCTGATGCGCCAAGCCATTGTGGCAATCCCCAAGCCCGAAGGTGGCGGCGAGCCGGTTGTTTTGCTGACCACGTTCCCACAAGAGGCCCACGGTTTGGGTTTGTTGATGGTGGAGAGTTTGCTGACTTTGCAAGGTTGCCGTTGCGTGTCGTTGGGCACGCAAACGCCGGTGCGCGACATCGCCCAAGCGGCCATTGCCCATGCCGCCGATGTGGTGGCTTTGAGTTTCAGCGTCAACATGAACCCCAACCATGTGGTCGACGGTTTGATGGAACTCAATCTGCTGTTGCCCGACTCGGTTGAGGTGTGGGTGGGCGGCGGTGCTTCGGCGTTGCGCCGCCGGCAGATTGAGCGCGTGCTGGTGCTGCACGACCTGCACTCAATTTCAGAAGCTGTGAGCCACTGGCATCGCCACAAAACCAGCTCTGAAAGCAAGGCCGACGGCTGGTCTTGA
- a CDS encoding glutathione peroxidase, translating to MASMGVAHSAADAGTFTAATCPAVLQHTVARLQDEKPQNLCQYAGQVVVVVNTASFCGFTSQYKGLEALHAKYKDKGLVVLGFPSNDFSQEPESNAKIADFCENTFGVKFPMFVKTTVKGSGALPLFKQLAEQTGTTPKWNFYKYIISRDGKTIKSFSSMTNPQDKSFVQEIEKQLVEKQAIVKGSAS from the coding sequence ATGGCCAGCATGGGCGTCGCCCACAGCGCAGCTGACGCTGGCACTTTCACAGCAGCCACTTGCCCAGCTGTGTTGCAGCACACGGTGGCTCGCCTGCAAGACGAAAAGCCACAAAATCTGTGCCAATACGCCGGTCAAGTGGTGGTGGTGGTCAACACCGCCAGCTTTTGCGGCTTCACGTCGCAGTACAAAGGGCTAGAAGCTCTGCACGCCAAATACAAGGACAAAGGGTTGGTAGTGCTCGGGTTTCCGAGCAACGATTTTTCGCAAGAACCCGAAAGCAACGCCAAAATTGCAGACTTCTGCGAAAACACCTTTGGCGTGAAGTTCCCCATGTTTGTGAAGACCACCGTCAAGGGTTCGGGTGCTTTGCCTTTGTTCAAGCAGTTGGCCGAACAAACTGGCACCACCCCCAAGTGGAATTTCTACAAATACATCATCAGCCGTGACGGCAAAACCATCAAAAGCTTCAGCAGCATGACCAACCCGCAAGATAAAAGTTTCGTCCAAGAAATCGAAAAACAACTCGTCGAAAAGCAAGCCATCGTGAAGGGCTCTGCGTCATGA
- a CDS encoding FAD-dependent oxidoreductase translates to MKPRIAIVGSGISGLSAAHHLHGAADITLFEAGDYFGGHTHTVDVTLPTPTGTQTHGVDTGFLVYNERTYPGLIALFEELQVTTVKSDMSFSVQVPHANGKGALEWNGANLNTVFAQRSNVFKPSFLRMLRDVMRFNTLATELAERNQDHELAQPLSGFLFSHKFSDAFRDWYLLPMLGCIWSCPTDQMLKFPVATMIRFCHNHGLIQVNNRPQWYTVAGGARHYVDKILARIPDKRLNSPVLKIERDAHSVTVQTHGRNERFDQVILATHADQSLAMLAEPTAQEQATLSAIRYHPNRAVLHTDTSVMPQTKLAWAAWNYERAAHSSTESTRVCLHYWLNLLQPLPFSQDVIVSLNPVREIDPKHVIGEYAYAHPVFDLPAIQAQAHMPQLQGQQHTWFAGAWMGYGFHEDGFKAGRDAAQNLLASLAP, encoded by the coding sequence ATGAAGCCACGCATCGCCATTGTGGGCTCAGGTATTTCAGGTCTGTCGGCGGCACACCATTTGCACGGGGCAGCCGACATCACTTTGTTTGAAGCGGGCGACTATTTCGGGGGCCACACACACACCGTCGACGTGACCTTGCCCACGCCGACAGGCACACAAACACACGGCGTAGACACGGGGTTTTTGGTTTACAACGAACGCACGTATCCGGGGCTGATTGCCTTGTTTGAAGAGCTGCAAGTCACGACTGTTAAATCAGACATGTCGTTTTCGGTGCAAGTGCCGCACGCGAACGGCAAAGGCGCTTTGGAATGGAACGGCGCCAACCTCAACACCGTGTTTGCACAACGCAGCAATGTGTTCAAGCCCAGCTTCTTGCGCATGCTGCGCGATGTGATGCGCTTCAACACCCTCGCCACCGAGCTGGCCGAGCGCAACCAAGACCACGAACTGGCCCAACCCCTGAGCGGCTTTTTGTTCTCACACAAATTCAGCGATGCGTTTCGTGACTGGTATTTGTTGCCCATGCTAGGTTGCATCTGGAGCTGCCCGACGGACCAAATGCTGAAGTTTCCTGTGGCCACCATGATTCGGTTTTGCCACAACCACGGGCTGATTCAAGTCAACAACCGTCCCCAGTGGTACACGGTGGCAGGCGGCGCACGCCACTATGTCGACAAGATTTTGGCGCGTATTCCCGACAAACGCCTCAACAGCCCCGTGCTCAAAATTGAACGCGACGCGCACAGCGTGACGGTGCAGACGCATGGGCGCAATGAGCGATTTGACCAAGTGATTTTGGCCACCCATGCCGACCAATCACTGGCCATGCTGGCCGAGCCCACGGCACAAGAACAGGCCACGCTCAGCGCCATTCGCTACCACCCCAACCGCGCGGTGCTGCACACCGACACCTCGGTGATGCCGCAGACAAAACTGGCATGGGCCGCCTGGAACTACGAGCGTGCCGCGCACAGCAGCACCGAGTCCACCCGTGTGTGTTTGCACTATTGGCTCAACTTGCTGCAGCCACTGCCTTTTAGCCAAGATGTGATCGTGTCGCTCAACCCTGTTCGCGAGATTGACCCCAAGCACGTGATTGGCGAATACGCTTACGCCCACCCCGTGTTTGACTTGCCCGCCATTCAAGCGCAGGCCCACATGCCACAGCTGCAAGGCCAACAACACACGTGGTTCGCCGGCGCATGGATGGGCTACGGCTTCCATGAAGACGGCTTCAAAGCTGGGCGTGATGCCGCACAGAACTTATTGGCCAGCCTGGCACCATGA